In the genome of Capra hircus breed San Clemente chromosome 5, ASM170441v1, whole genome shotgun sequence, one region contains:
- the KRT77 gene encoding keratin, type II cytoskeletal 1b produces MSHQFSSQSAFSSRSRRVYSGGSSVGSGGGSRAVRSVCQARGRCSSGGGGYGSHARGFTSRSLYNLGGSKSISISLVGRSASGFCQGGGAGGGFGGRSFGGGGFGGRGFGGGGYGGGGLGGAGFRGGNLGLGGFGPSCPPGGIQEVTINQSLLQPLHLEVDPEIQRVKMREREQIMVLNNKFASFIDKVRFLEQQNQVLQTKWELLQQVNTSTQTNNLEPVFESYIIKLQRQVDFLRAEQMRQSSEIRSMQDVVDDYKNKYEEEINRRTSSENDFVVLKKDVDSAYLSKVDLQSKADTLLEEVDFLKYLFQSELSQMQTNITDTNVILSMDNNRSLDLDSIIDAVRIQYEEIAQRSKDEAEALYQTKYQELQITAGRHGDELQTSRMEISELNLTIQRLQAEIGNVKKQIEQMHTIISDAEERGQQALQDAQQKLQDLEAALQQSKEELARLLRDYQALLGAKLSLDVEIATYRKLLEGEESRMSGELQSQVSISVQSSQLTIGGGARGSGGYSGGGGYAGGGGGYAGGGSSGGYGGGGSRGGSGGYGGGSRGGSGGGYGSGSGSSGGSSKSSSKHGGGSGGASRMQIIQTSTSTSRRRILE; encoded by the exons ATGAGCCACCAGTTTAGCTCCCAGTCAGCGTTCAGCTCCAGGAGCAGGCGGGTTTACAGTGGTGGTTCCTCTGTGGGCTCTGGTGGTGGGAGCCGGGCTGTGAGGTCTGTGTGTCAGGCCCGAGGGAGGTgcagcagtggtggtggtgggtatGGGAGCCATGCAAGGGGGTTTACCTCCAGGAGCCTGTACAATCTGGGTGGCAGTAAAAGCATCTCCATCAGCCTAGTGGGGAGAAGTGCCAGTGGTTTCTGCCAGGGTGGGGGAGCAGGAGGGGGGTTTGGAGGCAGGAGCTTTGGAGGTGGTGGTTTTGGGGGTCGTGGCTTTGGAGGTGGTGGCTATGGAGGAGGTGGTCTTGGGGGTGCTGGGTTTAGGGGTGGCAATTTGGGGCTTGGGGGCTTTGGTCCATCTTGTCCCCCAGGGGGTATCCAAGAAGTGACCATTAACCAGAGCCTCTTACAACCACTTCACCTGGAGGTCGACCCTGAAATTCAGAGGGTTAAGATGCGGGAGCGGGAGCAGATCATGGTTCTGAACAACAAGTTTGCCTCCTTCATTGACAAG GTGCGATTTCTGGAGCAGCAGAATCAGGTGCTCCAGACAAAATGGGAGCTACTGCAGCAGGTAAACACGTCGACTCAGACCAACAACCTGGAGCCCGTCTTTGAAAGCTACATCATTAAGCTGCAGAGGCAGGTGGATTTTCTCAGAGCGGAGCAGATGCGCCAGAGTTCGGAGATCAGGAGCATGCAGGATGTTGTGGATGACTACAAGAACAA GTATGAGGAAGAAATCAACCGGAGGACTAGCAGTGAGAATGACTTTGTTGTCCTGAAGAAG GATGTGGATTCTGCTTATCTGAGCAAAGTGGACCTGCAGTCCAAGGCAGACACTCTGCTTGAGGAGGTCGAtttcctgaaatatttatttcaatcG GAGCTGTCTCAGATGCAGACCAACATCACTGACACCAACGTCATCCTGTCCATGGACAATAACCGCTCCCTGGATCTGGACAGCATCATCGATGCCGTGAGGATCCAGTACGAGGAGATTGCACAAAGGAGCAAGGACGAGGCTGAGGCCCTGTACCAGACCAAG TACCAGGAGCTCCAGATCACAGCGGGAAGACATGGAGATGAGCTGCAGACCAGCAGGATGGAGATCTCTGAACTCAACCTCACCATCCAGAGGCTGCAGGCAGAGATTGGCAACGTCAAGAAGCAG ATTGAGCAGATGCACACCATCATTTCTGATgcagaggagaggggacaacaggcTCTCCAGGATGCACAGCAGAAGCTGCAGGACCTGGAGGCCGCCCTGCAGCAGTCCAAGGAGGAGCTGGCCCGCCTGCTGCGTGACTACCAGGCGCTGCTGGGAGCTAAGCTGTCCCTGGACGTGGAGATTGCCACCTACCGCAAGCtgctggagggagaggagagcag GATGTCAGGGGAGCTGCAGAGCCAAGTGAGCATCT CTGTGCAGAGCAGCCAGCTGACCATCGGCGGAGGTGCCCGGGGCTCTGGAGGTTACAGCGGTGGCGGAGGTTACGCAGGCGGCGGCGGAGGTTACGCAGGCGGCGGCAGCAGTGGAGGCTACGGCGGCGGCGGCTCGCGCGGGGGCTCGGGCGGCTACGGAGGAGGCTCTCGAGGGGGCAGTGGAGGCGGTTATGGGAGCGGCAGTGGGAGCTCCGGAGGGAGTAGCAAAAGTAGCAGCAAGCACGGGGGCGGAAGCGGCGGCGCCTCCCGAATGCAGATAATCCAAACGTCTACCAGCACCTCCCGCAGGCGAATCCTGGAGTAG